A genomic window from Streptomyces sp. 846.5 includes:
- a CDS encoding MFS transporter: MTTYRDLFAVQQFRVLFVVRLFTMTAVVVNSLALGTVMYDQTRSSFLTAVSLFGGPLVQLGTARYLLASSDLLRPRTAMVLAACVSVTTATLQALPGEAWWMRFLILAGGYVAMGATSGTVLALLSDIVPKESFVLARATMNITVGGMQVLGNGVGALLIAVASPTWLFVIAAAVSAVAGAAARTGLADSPPRAAGRVVERSRQVNRMLLSSPVLRPLLLTMWLPNGLVVGCEALFIPYAGNHAGYLFAAGAVGMLAGDITVGRFIPEAPRDRLILPLRALLAAPFLAFPLSPPVAVAALLVGISAFGYAASLPLQERLVQQSPDEVRGQVFGLSSTGLMVGQAVGAALAGALAQLLGAARTAHPAGLAMAAMAALSLLATTLLRHGLRRSDPVPLSPGRPGTEAPAVTHQH, encoded by the coding sequence GTGACCACCTACCGCGACCTCTTCGCCGTCCAGCAGTTCCGCGTGCTGTTCGTCGTCAGGCTGTTCACGATGACCGCGGTCGTCGTCAACAGCCTGGCGCTGGGCACCGTGATGTACGACCAGACCCGGTCCTCGTTCCTCACCGCGGTATCCCTCTTCGGCGGGCCGCTGGTCCAACTGGGCACCGCCCGCTACCTGCTGGCCTCCTCGGACCTGCTGCGTCCGCGGACCGCGATGGTGCTGGCGGCCTGCGTCTCGGTGACCACCGCCACCCTGCAGGCACTGCCGGGAGAGGCCTGGTGGATGCGCTTCCTGATCCTGGCCGGCGGCTACGTGGCCATGGGGGCGACCTCCGGCACGGTCTTGGCACTGCTGTCGGACATCGTGCCGAAGGAGTCGTTCGTCCTGGCCCGCGCCACGATGAACATCACCGTCGGCGGCATGCAGGTCCTCGGCAACGGCGTGGGCGCCCTGCTGATCGCGGTCGCCTCACCGACCTGGCTGTTCGTCATCGCCGCCGCGGTCAGCGCCGTCGCGGGCGCGGCAGCCCGGACCGGGCTGGCCGACAGCCCGCCCCGGGCCGCGGGACGGGTGGTGGAGCGCAGCCGCCAGGTCAACCGGATGCTGCTGTCCTCACCCGTCCTGCGGCCACTGCTGCTGACGATGTGGCTGCCCAACGGCCTGGTGGTGGGCTGCGAGGCGCTGTTCATCCCCTATGCCGGCAACCACGCCGGCTACCTGTTCGCGGCCGGGGCCGTCGGCATGCTGGCCGGCGACATCACCGTCGGACGGTTCATCCCCGAAGCTCCGCGCGACCGCCTCATCCTGCCGCTGCGGGCCCTGCTGGCGGCGCCGTTCCTGGCGTTCCCGCTGTCCCCGCCGGTGGCGGTCGCCGCGCTGCTGGTAGGCATCTCCGCCTTCGGCTACGCCGCTTCCCTGCCGCTGCAGGAACGGCTGGTCCAGCAGAGCCCCGACGAGGTACGCGGCCAGGTGTTCGGCCTGTCCAGCACCGGACTGATGGTCGGTCAGGCCGTGGGCGCGGCCCTGGCCGGCGCCCTCGCCCAGCTCCTCGGAGCGGCCCGCACAGCCCACCCGGCCGGCCTGGCCATGGCCGCCATGGCCGCCCTGTCGCTGCTGGCCACCACCCTGCTGCGGCACGGGCTGCGGCGCTCGGACCCGGTCCCCTTGTCGCCCGGCCGACCGGGAACCGAAGCACCGGCAGTGACACAC